One segment of Candidatus Nitrospira nitrosa DNA contains the following:
- the leuC gene encoding 3-isopropylmalate dehydratase large subunit, translating to MAGKTLFDKIWESHVVRAEPDGTTLLYIDRQLVHEVTSPQAFEGLKLAGRRPRRPAATLAVPDHNVPTTDRTLPIADHISAKQIQTLEENCRDFGITFFGMDDIRQGVVHVIGPEQGFTLPGTTIVCGDSHTSTHGAFGALAFGIGTSEVEHVLATQCLVQKRPKTMEVRVEGALSDRCSAKDIILAIIGKIGTAGGTGYVIEYTGSAIRALSMEGRMTLCNMSIEGGARAGLVAPDEKTIAYVKGRPLTPRGTLFEQAVQAWQSLKTDQDASYDAVVTLRAEEIAPQVSWGTSPGMVLGVDQKIPDPRTIVDVKTKSATERALNYMGLSPNTPITDIKVDKVFIGSCTNSRIEDLRLAASLAKGRKVATSVHAMVVPGSGLVKQQAEAEGLDRVFRDAGFEWREAGCSMCLAMNADVLQPGERCASTSNRNFEGRQGAGGRTHLVSPAMAVAAAIEGHFVDIRHWS from the coding sequence ATGGCGGGCAAGACACTGTTCGACAAAATTTGGGAGTCGCATGTCGTTCGAGCGGAACCAGATGGGACCACCCTCCTGTACATCGACCGGCAACTCGTACACGAGGTGACGTCGCCGCAAGCCTTTGAGGGGTTGAAGCTTGCCGGCCGGCGTCCACGCCGCCCGGCGGCCACACTGGCGGTACCGGATCACAATGTTCCTACGACCGACCGGACACTGCCGATTGCCGATCACATCAGCGCGAAGCAGATTCAAACCCTTGAGGAAAACTGTCGCGACTTTGGTATTACCTTCTTTGGTATGGACGACATCCGACAAGGCGTGGTCCACGTCATCGGCCCTGAACAGGGGTTCACGCTTCCCGGAACGACGATCGTGTGCGGAGATTCTCATACGTCGACCCACGGAGCGTTTGGAGCCTTAGCCTTCGGCATCGGGACCAGCGAAGTCGAGCATGTCTTGGCCACACAGTGCTTGGTACAGAAGCGGCCCAAGACGATGGAAGTGCGGGTTGAGGGGGCCCTTTCTGATCGCTGCTCGGCTAAGGATATTATTTTGGCGATTATCGGGAAGATCGGAACGGCCGGGGGGACTGGGTACGTCATCGAATACACAGGATCAGCGATTCGCGCACTGAGTATGGAAGGACGCATGACCCTGTGCAACATGTCCATCGAGGGAGGAGCCCGCGCTGGACTCGTGGCCCCTGATGAAAAAACGATCGCCTATGTGAAGGGACGTCCACTAACTCCGAGAGGAACGTTGTTCGAACAGGCGGTTCAAGCATGGCAATCCCTCAAGACCGACCAAGATGCCAGCTATGATGCTGTCGTGACCCTGCGAGCGGAAGAGATCGCGCCGCAAGTCAGCTGGGGAACGAGCCCCGGAATGGTGCTGGGGGTGGATCAAAAAATTCCAGACCCGAGAACGATCGTTGATGTCAAAACCAAGAGTGCGACGGAACGGGCATTGAACTACATGGGGTTATCTCCTAATACACCGATCACTGACATCAAAGTCGACAAGGTCTTCATTGGTTCCTGCACCAACTCGCGTATTGAAGACTTGCGGTTGGCGGCCAGCCTGGCCAAAGGTCGGAAGGTGGCGACATCCGTGCATGCCATGGTGGTCCCAGGGTCCGGTCTCGTCAAACAACAGGCCGAGGCGGAAGGGCTTGATCGTGTGTTTCGTGACGCAGGATTTGAATGGCGGGAGGCAGGGTGCAGTATGTGCCTGGCGATGAATGCCGATGTGCTGCAGCCAGGAGAACGTTGTGCCTCCACCAGCAATCGCAACTTCGAGGGACGCCAAGGCGCAGGCGGGAGAACCCACTTGGTCTCCCCTGCCATGGCAGTGGCGGCGGCTATCGAAGGACACTTCGTCGATATTCGACATTGGAGCTGA
- a CDS encoding MEKHLA domain-containing protein, with translation MKAAPWNEPRIVEWSQFLLDSYRRWIGKELIERAGDVTAQAQRLFDASCVVVSHGAEPDPILNYGNHVALDLWEVSWEQLTATPSRLTAEPDNRAERDRMLAQARINGYYDGYNGVRISATGRRFMVEQAVIWTVVDMGGSPLGQAATFSRWSRV, from the coding sequence ATGAAGGCTGCACCGTGGAACGAACCGCGCATTGTGGAGTGGAGTCAGTTCTTGCTGGACAGCTATCGCCGTTGGATTGGAAAGGAGTTGATTGAGCGGGCCGGAGATGTCACGGCGCAAGCTCAGAGGTTGTTCGATGCTTCATGTGTGGTGGTGTCGCATGGTGCCGAACCCGATCCGATCTTAAACTATGGCAATCACGTCGCGCTGGATTTGTGGGAGGTCTCTTGGGAACAATTGACCGCGACTCCCTCGCGACTGACGGCTGAGCCTGACAACCGAGCCGAACGGGATCGCATGTTGGCTCAGGCGCGAATCAACGGCTACTATGACGGCTATAACGGTGTGCGGATTTCAGCAACGGGTCGACGTTTTATGGTTGAGCAGGCTGTGATTTGGACTGTGGTTGATATGGGGGGAAGTCCGCTTGGTCAGGCGGCGACGTTTTCACGATGGTCACGAGTATGA
- a CDS encoding CBS domain-containing protein, with amino-acid sequence MPIIVAVNGVAEVYPAKLVTPRYNRLETVADREHHGQQSSTLDHPALVAQTAYQQQSPDRSHPTPAVLARDLMTTAVLSLPSDSRLLDAWTLMSHKGFHHIPITSLHGTLVGMLSYRDLLHHVPELITSADTQQASHKHAAEVMTPRVISATPTTEIREIARVMLEERIHAVPILDQSRRLVGILSRQDLLRGLANHGPLELWT; translated from the coding sequence ATGCCCATTATTGTGGCAGTCAACGGGGTTGCGGAAGTCTATCCGGCAAAGCTCGTGACTCCACGGTATAACCGCCTGGAGACGGTGGCAGATCGGGAGCATCATGGCCAACAATCATCGACGTTGGATCACCCCGCCTTAGTTGCGCAAACGGCCTACCAACAACAGAGCCCTGATCGATCACACCCAACGCCGGCAGTCCTGGCCCGAGACTTGATGACGACAGCCGTGCTCTCGCTTCCATCTGACAGTCGGCTCCTTGATGCATGGACGCTCATGAGTCACAAGGGATTTCACCACATCCCCATCACCTCATTACATGGCACGCTCGTGGGAATGCTCTCGTATCGGGATCTCCTCCATCATGTCCCTGAATTGATCACATCGGCCGATACACAACAGGCTTCCCACAAGCATGCTGCCGAGGTCATGACTCCGCGAGTGATCTCGGCAACCCCTACCACGGAGATCCGTGAAATCGCCCGAGTCATGCTGGAGGAACGGATCCATGCGGTTCCGATTCTCGATCAGAGCCGTCGTCTCGTCGGCATACTTTCCAGGCAAGACCTGCTCCGTGGCCTCGCCAACCACGGCCCCCTTGAATTATGGACCTGA